A window of the Desulfovibrio oxyclinae DSM 11498 genome harbors these coding sequences:
- the glnD gene encoding [protein-PII] uridylyltransferase, with protein sequence MPPSFPEALAHAADTYFEERVRELTKSGAASAKPFCVVAVGGYGRRTLCPGSDIDVLVIYPGRIPGDAEPFARELFHPLWDVGLKVGHGVRSVKDCASLAASDFQVLTSLLTARFLCGNEETFSKLLRTVHRKAVKGREREIARAAASEARSREETFGDSASLLEPDLKNGIGGLRDIQTVDWLVRIAPDRNPFLPEEMTRLRRQEEFLLRVRTALHHAAGRGLDRLHFDLQRQVATLLGYVAPDDEADKAGRAVEFFLTRLHSVLGNVAAMREAAVLHVAGQHHEAQGLPQGIAAEPEGLRFAQGSPEPERLLDIFTAAASTGIPLSWRARRAVSASVAGQAEILDHDPELFRRIMELFTLPHARNAVLPLSRTGLLGAVLPPFERVRHFVQFDDIHVHPAGRHTLATCAAIGDMIAGRRGTESALSEHIERPEPLLLAAMFHDLGKEEPDHEQAGEMLARDSLLQLEYGRDVIEDVAFLVRNHLLLPATAARHDPEDPAAAEAVAKTCVTVRRLDMLHLLTAADAEATGPKVSGSWNRSLRERLYHSARAILEKGGHGSPDTVLHADVPFESVPDVTAQMLVRIPEQARRRLSPETLAEHADMVAELDTAVAQDRVRKPGGKGGIGVNVIRSATGPVPDVREVTVAAHDSPGLFSTVAGCMALLGLSILSADIFTWEGETAVDVFTVGRENGSAPDEGLLKRLSSNITWAMAGKLDVSGRLAEKRSSLLAPRRGPDLPLSVRIDNEADPGFTLLEISAPDRIGLLHDLARVLSDLELDIGSARVSTISGRALDVFRVCEADGSKLSDGSRIRNLRRALTRVGELY encoded by the coding sequence GTGCCTCCCAGTTTTCCCGAAGCTTTGGCGCATGCCGCCGACACGTACTTCGAAGAGCGCGTCAGGGAGCTTACGAAATCAGGGGCAGCCAGCGCAAAGCCTTTCTGCGTGGTGGCCGTGGGCGGATACGGACGACGCACCCTCTGCCCCGGGTCGGACATTGACGTGCTCGTGATCTACCCCGGCCGCATTCCCGGCGATGCCGAGCCGTTCGCACGCGAACTGTTTCACCCTCTCTGGGACGTGGGCCTCAAGGTGGGCCACGGAGTGCGATCGGTCAAGGATTGCGCTTCATTGGCGGCTTCGGATTTTCAGGTGCTCACCTCCCTGCTGACCGCCCGGTTCCTGTGCGGCAACGAGGAAACCTTCAGCAAACTGTTGCGAACCGTGCATCGCAAGGCGGTGAAGGGACGCGAACGAGAGATTGCGCGAGCCGCGGCATCCGAGGCACGTTCCCGCGAGGAGACTTTCGGGGACTCGGCCAGCCTGCTCGAACCGGACCTGAAAAACGGCATCGGTGGTCTACGGGACATACAGACCGTGGACTGGCTGGTCCGCATAGCCCCGGACCGCAATCCGTTCCTGCCTGAGGAAATGACCCGGCTCCGGCGACAAGAGGAATTTCTGCTCCGGGTACGCACGGCCCTGCATCACGCGGCGGGACGCGGGCTCGACCGTCTGCATTTCGACCTGCAACGACAGGTCGCCACCCTGCTTGGTTATGTGGCACCCGATGACGAGGCCGACAAGGCGGGGCGCGCCGTGGAGTTCTTCCTGACCCGTCTGCACAGTGTCCTCGGCAATGTGGCGGCCATGCGCGAGGCCGCCGTGCTTCATGTGGCCGGACAGCATCACGAGGCGCAGGGACTGCCTCAGGGCATTGCGGCGGAACCGGAAGGGTTGCGTTTTGCGCAAGGCTCGCCTGAGCCCGAGCGGCTGCTGGATATCTTTACTGCCGCCGCGAGCACGGGCATTCCGCTCTCGTGGCGCGCAAGGCGTGCCGTTTCCGCCAGCGTGGCCGGACAGGCGGAGATTCTGGACCATGACCCCGAGCTGTTCCGACGCATTATGGAGCTTTTCACATTGCCGCATGCCAGAAACGCCGTACTGCCGCTGTCACGCACGGGGCTGCTCGGCGCGGTGCTGCCACCCTTCGAGCGAGTCAGGCACTTCGTGCAGTTCGATGACATCCACGTTCACCCGGCGGGGAGGCACACGCTGGCCACCTGCGCCGCCATCGGTGACATGATCGCCGGGCGACGCGGCACCGAAAGCGCGCTTTCCGAACACATCGAGCGCCCCGAACCGCTGCTGCTGGCAGCCATGTTTCACGATCTGGGCAAGGAAGAGCCGGACCACGAACAGGCCGGGGAAATGCTCGCCCGCGATTCTCTCCTGCAACTGGAATACGGCAGGGATGTCATTGAAGACGTGGCGTTTCTGGTTCGCAATCATCTGCTGCTTCCGGCCACCGCAGCCAGACACGACCCGGAGGATCCGGCGGCAGCGGAGGCTGTGGCGAAAACCTGCGTTACCGTGCGACGGCTGGACATGTTGCATCTGCTGACCGCTGCCGATGCTGAAGCGACCGGACCCAAGGTTTCCGGCAGCTGGAACAGGTCGCTCCGGGAGCGGCTCTATCACAGCGCGAGAGCCATACTCGAAAAAGGTGGGCATGGTTCGCCGGATACCGTTTTGCATGCGGACGTTCCTTTCGAATCAGTTCCTGACGTGACTGCGCAGATGCTGGTGCGAATCCCGGAGCAGGCCCGCCGCAGACTCAGTCCGGAGACACTGGCGGAACATGCCGATATGGTGGCGGAACTGGACACTGCCGTGGCGCAAGACAGGGTACGAAAGCCCGGCGGCAAGGGCGGCATCGGCGTGAACGTCATCCGCAGCGCAACCGGTCCTGTGCCGGATGTGCGCGAAGTGACGGTGGCGGCGCACGACTCGCCCGGCCTTTTTTCCACCGTTGCGGGCTGCATGGCCCTGCTCGGGCTTTCCATTCTGTCGGCGGACATCTTTACATGGGAAGGGGAGACCGCCGTGGACGTGTTCACCGTCGGCAGGGAGAACGGCTCCGCACCGGACGAAGGACTGCTGAAACGGCTTTCCTCCAACATCACCTGGGCCATGGCCGGCAAGCTCGACGTGTCAGGACGGCTTGCGGAAAAACGAAGCTCCCTGCTGGCCCCGAGACGCGGCCCCGATTTGCCGCTTTCCGTGCGCATCGACAACGAGGCGGACCCCGGCTTCACCCTGCTGGAGATATCCGCCCCGGACCGCATCGGGCTGCTGCATGATCTCGCCCGGGTGCTCTCCGACCTTGAGCTGGACATCGGTTCGGCCCGGGTTTCGACCATATCCGGCCGCGCGCTCGACGTGTTCCGGGTATGCGAAGCGGACGGCTCCAAGCTCAGCGACGGCTCGCGAATCCGGAACCTGCGACGCGCACTGACACGTGTCGGGGAATTGTATTGA